The genomic segment AGGCAGATGACTTAGACGCAAGCTCTGTTAACTTTCccaaaaaatcatcaattgtaTTAGTTTCTTTCATCCTTATTCTCTCGAAACTTGAAAGCAAGGTTTGATGTCTCGCTTCTTTGACTCTCTCAGCTCCCATATACTTCGTTTTGATTGAAGCCCAAATCTCTTTTGCGGTCTTAAGGCGACCTACCTGCAAGACTAGGTTTTCCGGTATGGATTGGAATATGAGTACTCTTGTTAGGtcattcttctcttcatcagTTGATCCAGGTTCTATTGTCTCCCAGACCTTGTGAACCTTGAGCATGGCATCCATTCGCATTACCCATACGGTGTAGTTTGTCATGGTGAGGACGGGGCATTGGATGGACGAAAGTCCTCTTTCCTTCACGTTGTTTACAGCTGCCGTCACCGGTATGATGTCTGACATGATCTCACAATCCTTGATTCAATTGTttatgctctgataccaaatatagaatcaagaactcaaataaaaaaactctttctttattattttagtgAAACTTGCTCAAAACACTAAGCTGTCTCTCACACAGAATTCTCTTAGCTCTCAAGCttacaaatctctctctcacaatagaaaaaccaaaacacacgGCTTCTATTTTATAAGCTTTTAGAATcctatttttccttttcctttaaaGGATAATTTCCTAAACTTTCTCCTAAAAATATGTTAAGATCTCAATTTAAACATATTCTAGTTCTAGCCGCTTTTAGGTTTGCTTGGTCTTCAAGCTTAACTCAACATCGCTTTGGTCTCGGTGAGAGTACCATCATCCATTTGGTCATTCattttttgaaagtttaaaatacgtCTCTGTTGGGCCTATTACCGATCTGTCGGCCCATTATCTCTAGCCCAAATAGCTAATTATCTTTAGTCCAAATAGCTATAATTGCATGTGCCATGTGTTGTCAAGTTAACAACCTTTGATTCCAAAATGGAAAAACATTTCCAGAAAAGAATTTAAAGAGAATATAGTACTGCAAAATACGTTGATGGAATCGAACCATAACTAACAAGTAAGAACGAATGACGTATACTTGGGGTCAGCATGTATTTTGGGTGAAACGCTTAAACTGAACCTGTTGGGAGATTTGGCAATTTTTCGATGTACCGGGTTTTAAGAAGCCAAACCGGTTACGAACCATTTGGTATAGGTTTTGGGCATTCGGTTATTCAGTGTATAGAACCGAATTTAATTTGTGCTGGTTCGACTCGGTTGGGTTTAGTTAGTAGGCACTGAGTAAGATATTTTTGGGTGATGTGAGAAAGGGGTAAATTCGTATTTTAGATATTCACGGTGTTATCTCTACTTATAGAGAGAGCGTCGAGACAGAAGGCTCTTTTTATATACACAGCATTGCCTCTTCCTCCTACTTCAGCTGCTTCTCtgattttatctctctctctctcttcactctcagataccttttttttttttgtgagctTCGAACAAAAAGCTCTCAGATCCACAAGAGTCAGAGGCTCATCTCTTCTTTGATCTTGGTTTATGAGGTAAGATTCCTCACTCCTGCaacatctctttctttcctccCTCTGATTAATggattgatttcttcttttatgaCGAAATCTTGAATTTGTTCGTCGGTTATTGTTTTCAATTCGGGTTTGATTTGATGTTTCTACCTTTGGTGGATGAGACTCCATTCCGGTTGATTGAATTCGATTTAAAGATTCTTAGGGATTTGTGAAATATCGGGTTCGCCGCCGATTCGGGTTCTTCTTTAGAATATGGAATTGAATTAGACTGTGTTCGTTTCTGAATCAATATTTTCCGTTCAGTGTTGATCTGTGGGAATGGTTCATGTTTGcgaaatgtgtgtgtgtgttttaatttcgatttctagggtttcttcttaTGATTGGAATAACAAAATTTcgttttctttatcattttttttaataaggatTGTTCTCTGTTCTTGGTTATTTCACCCTGAACAACTTGCTAATCTGTTTCCTTTTGTTTGTCCTGCAGCTCGAAGGAGAAACCCACTCTCGGGTTagtcatttctcttcttttcgagtttttttttataggataAGTTTTTGACTCGtttgtgttgttcttgtttgaGCGATCCGGTTGCTCTTTGTTTGAACTATAGTAGtagtattttatttacaattaaggttgaagttgattttttttcaactagTGAATCTTGTCCTATAGTTTGTTGTTTGAAACCCTAAAGTTATCAGATAGTTAGAGTTTTAGAGATTTTAAGTGTTTAAGTTATTCGTTTGACTATTGTGcagttttatttttagtttttatcttttactgCTGAGTTTTTagcattttctttctttggatAACATGTATACTTAGAAGTTgttcttatttatatatgagCAGAGGTACGCGGATTAAGACCCGCAAACGGAATATTGCTGCTCCTCTGGACCCTGCAGCCTTCTCTGATGCAGTGGTCCAGATTTACCTGGATAATGCTGGTGATCTGGTATGTTTGCTGTTTGCTTTCCAGATTTTGATGTACTACTTGTTGTTACATGTGTTTGCTCTATAAACTTATAGCTCTTGTTTGATTGCTTTAGGAACTTGTTGCCAAAAGTATTGAATCATCAGATCTTAATTTCACAAGATATGGTGACATCTTCTTTGAGGTAAGTTTACAAACAAATCTTTGTGGACATTTCCTTGGTgatcttttttcctaaaaacctttttcttacTATAATCTTTAATCTTGACATTAATGGTGTACTCCTATTCCCCTGTTTCCAGTGTCTTGCTAAGCCTAAGAGTAACTTGTGTATTTGATCACATCATGTACGCGTGCATAGCAACTTCTTGTCTCTTTGACAAGAGGGGCTCATGATACTAGGATCAAACACTGTCTTGTTTTGTGATTCTGATGTCCACTTGTATGGAAGCATATGTGTAAAATCTATTTGTGCCTATGTGTAAAATTTGTTAGTGGCGCCTGTAAAGATCTTcctggttttttcttttattgttatcgtggttctgttttcttctattcatgggatgtttgttttaaaatttattatgtcTGCTGCTggttttgtctgttttttttttttttttttttttNNNNNNNNNNNNNNNNNNNNNNNNNNNNNNNNNNNNNNNNNNNNNNNNNNNNNNNNNNNNNNNNNNNNNNNNNNNNNNNNNNNNNNNNNNNNNNNNNNNNNNNNNNNNNNNNNNNNNNNNNNNNNNNNNNNNNNNNNNNNNNNNNNNNNNNNNNNNNNNNNNNNNNNNNNNNNNNNNNNNNNNNNNNNNNNNNNNNNNNNNNNNNNNNNNNNNNNNNNNNNNNNNNNNNNNNNNNNNNNNNNNNNNNNNNNNNNNNNNNNNNNNNNNNNNNNNNNNNNNNNNNNNNNNNNNNNNNNNNNNNNNNNNNNNNNNNNNNNNNNNNNNNNNNNNNNNNNNNNNNNNNNNNNNNNNNNNNNNNNNNNNNNNNNNNNNNNNNNNNNNNNNNNNNNNNNNNNNNNNNNNNNNNNNNNNNNNNNNNNNNNNNNNNNNNNNNNNNNNNNNNNNNNNNNNNNNNNNNNNNNNNNNNNNNNNNNNNNNNNNNNNNNNNNNNNNNNNNNNNNNNNNNNNNNNNNNNNNNNNNNNNNNNNNNNNNNNNNNNNNNNNNNNNNNNNNNNNNNNNNNNNNNNNNNNNNNNNNNNNNNNNNNNNNNNNNNNNNNNNNNNNNNNNNNNNNNNNNNNNNNNNNNNNNNNNNNNNNNNNNNNNNNNNNNNNNNNNNNNNNNNNNNNNNNNNNNNNNNNNNNNNNNNNNNNNNNNNNNNNNNNNNNNNNNNNNNNNNNNNNNNNNNNNNNNNNNNNNNNNNNNNNNNNNNNNNNNNNNNNNNNNNNNNNNNNNNNNNNNNNNNNNNNNNNNNNNNNNNNNNNNNNNNNNNNNNNNNNNNNNNNNNNNNNNNNNNNNNNNNNNNNNNNNNNNNNNNNNNNNNNNNNNNNNNNNNNNNNNNNNNNNNNNNNNNNNNNNNNNNNNNNNNNNNNNNNNNNNNNNNNNNNNNNNNNNNNNNNNNNNNNNNNNNNNNNNNNNNNNNNNNNNNNNNNNNNNNNNNNNNNNNNNNNNNNNNNNNNNNNNNNNNNNNNNNNNNNNNNNNNNNNNNNNNNNNNNNNNNNNNNNNNNNNNNNNNNNNNNNNNNNNNNNNNNNNNNNNNNNNNNNNNNNNNNNNNNNNNNNNNNNNNNNNNNNNNNNNNNNNNNNNNNNNNNNNNNNNNNNNNNNNNNNNNNNNNNNNNNNNNNNNNNNNNNNNNNNNNNNNNNNNNNNNNNNNNNNNNNNNNNNNNNNNNNNNNNNNNNNNNNNNNNNNNNNNNNNNNNNNNNNNNNNNNNNNNNNNNNNNNNNNNNNNNNNNNNNNNNNNNNNNNNNNNNNNNNNNNNNNNNNNNNNNNNNNNNNNNNNNNNNNNNNNNNNNNNNNNNNNNNNNNNNNNNNNNNNNNNNNNNNNNNNNNNNNNNNNNNNNNNNNNNGCTGAAAGTTTTGCAGAGCATTTCACGTGAGTTTCATTCAGTTATATTACAGTCCCTCGTTGGTAACATGTTGATGCTTCTTTAGCTCTGACTGCATGCATTTCCGAAATTTGATTTGTTGAAGTTTATTACATGGCGGAAAAACTGCATGAATATTTAAAATCGGTGTCATTGTCCATCATTCTGTTTAGCTACCTAACTAAGAAAGTATGAATCTGACTACTATATGTTTATAGtaatgtgattttgtttttcagctATCgcaattaatttattcattcaTCAAGCATATTGTACAGATGCTGCTGCTAATGCTATACTCCTCTTTCGTCTGCCTTTTCATTCTGTGtctgcgattttttttttctgtatttagTACAATGAATTGAAATAACGTGTTTACCTCTTCGATTTTTAGGAATGAGGGATTGACCGATCTAGTGGAGTACCATtcaaagaaaatgtttgagGTGAAACTGAGGGAAATCAAAACCGTTCTAACAAGCAAGGTCACAGAGGAGGAGAGTAATGTAGACGAAGTCATTGAATCTGTGAAGCAACAGATCAAAGATGCTAAGCTGCCTGACATTGAGGTTGTGCGTGTTGTTTGGGATGGTTTAATGGATGCTGTTCAGTGGTCTGGAAAAAATCAGCAGCAAAATGCTAACTCTGTTCTGCGCCAGGTAAGATTCTATGGATATGAGAACCCAGTCATTCAATTCATACTTATCCTGTTATATAAGAGCTTCGTATAGTCTGTTATTCCACAAACTGCAAATGACTTTTGTGCTAATTTTTAGTTGATTGGTAGtcatgaataaaaaagaagtgGAAGTCGTGAATAATGAAATCATTAGGGAAAATCGCTTTTGATGTCTTATTAGCGTTGAAATAATATGTGATCCCTCTTATGGTCCCTTTATCTCTTGATTTTTGACCTGTGTAGGTGAAAACATGGGCTCCGCTTCTGAACATCTTCTGCAGCAGCGGAAAGCTAGAGCTGGAACTGATGTACAAAGTTCAAATGCAATGCTACGAGGATGCAAAGCTTATGAAAGTTTTCCCAGAAGTAGTGAGGTCGCTCTATGAACTCGATGTCCTCGCTGAAGACACCATTCTCCACTGGTTCCGTAAAGGAACCAACTCAAAGGGCAGGTATGTAATTAGTTCCATGACATAATGTGAAGCTTTGttattgtaagttgtaactaaaAAATTCATCTTGATGTTTTCTTGTGGTGAATGTTGCAGGCAAACCTTTGTGAAAAGCTTAGAGCCATTTGTGAATTGGCTTGAAGAGGCGGAGGAAGAAGAGTGAGTGATCGATCTATGTTCCTAATAAACAAGCAATGAAGACAATAATAATTCCGAGTTTCTTCTATCTGTCACTTCTGCTTATGAATTATGATATTTACTGCACTCTGCTTTGTATTTTGGCAATAAGTCCACTTTGGAGTTTATTgttacattttcaattttttttttggttttgatgactGTTTTCCtatattgtttttggattcTTTTGCAAACGGATTTAGGCAAAAGCAAAAGCTGTTTTACTTAtggtttattcggtttttcaCTTTTCCTCGGGACTTTATTGTACTTTGTTCTGcattttggtttaattgtactgttttttttggttatggatgagatgacaacaacaacaaaaaatcatatcagcaaaaatgaaaagtttttaGAACACTCAAAAAACACTTTTTATATTGTCAACAGATGGATTTATTAGCATCCAAAAGAGACTGAAGAAAGACGACACAGACAAGAAAAACTACAGCAAGATCTAGTTACATGAAGTATAGGAGAAAACATGATCACACCTACCAACTATATTATTGTATcttcaactacacgaagtatatatattacatggcCATATGCAtcaactatatgacgttatgtgaTCAACATCATAAACATATAATCCGGTACACCAGTTGACTGACTCCAGCGAAGACTGGTGTTGTCTCCGGCATTGACTCCGGCATtgactttaaaaatgtattctaaacttttttttattttttaaaaacttatattaaattattaatggtttttcatgattaaaaacatattcaattcaatatcttaatatatttatatatctctaatgtattcatttttataattagttaatttttattgttaaagctaaactaatagttaaataaaaatcattgataatATAAAGGTATTTGCAAAATTACTCTTATTCTATACCCTTTTACAAACATAccctcaaatcaaatatattgttttgctaaaatgaattttttgtatgtttatcttttatatattagaagtaaatattgtgatgtttacatgttattaagagtatgtaaattttatagtaaaagtaTCTAAAATTCTATACAACATTTACCATGCAAACTTTAGAGTAAAGAGTTatatactcaatcttttgcatattattttttctaatgaatgtagttgaatttgattttattgattttgtagtatttaaataattattaatgatttttatttaatcattagtttagcttttaaaaaattaactaattataagaatgaat from the Camelina sativa cultivar DH55 chromosome 12, Cs, whole genome shotgun sequence genome contains:
- the LOC104724037 gene encoding protein krasavietz (The sequence of the model RefSeq protein was modified relative to this genomic sequence to represent the inferred CDS: added 468 bases not found in genome assembly), translated to MSSKEKPTLGGTRIKTRKRNIAAPLDPAAFSDAVVQIYLDNAGDLELVAKSIESSDLNFTRYGDIFFEVIFIGGRTQPGTVKSDEGERHTYSVIDCEPKREAILPSVVYIQKILRRKPFLIKNLENVTRRFLQSLELFEENERKKLAIFTALAFSQKLSGLPPETVFQPLLKDNLVAKGIVLTFVTDFFKEYLVENSLEDLISILRRGKMEDNLMDFLPPVRRSAESFAEHFTNEGLTDLVEYHSKKMFEVKLREIKTVLTSKVTEEESNVDEVIESVKQQIKDAKLPDIEVVRVVWDGLMDAVQWSGKNQQQNANSVLRQVKTWAPLLNIFCSSGKLELELMYKVQMQCYEDAKLMKVFPEVVRSLYELDVLAEDTILHWFRKGTNSKGRQTFVKSLEPFVNWLEEAEEEE